The region CTCGCTAAAGAGCAAGGAGTAGCCCCTACAGAAAACGAAATTAACCAAGAACTGAACAACCGCAAAGCACAGGACAATGAGACTTACAAAGCCTATGCGGATTTCGGCATCGGAGACGAAGAATTGAAGCGGCAAATCGCGATAGACATCGCGCAATTCAAGTTGTTGACGAAAGGGGTTACCGTCACCGACCAACAAGTCGCCGATCACTATAACACGAATAAACTGTATTACACGACGCCAGCGACCGTAAAACTTCGAGTAATCGTCGTAAAGAATGCAGCGGATAAGCAAAAAGTGGACAATGCGCTCAAATCGAAGCCATTTGCCGATGTAGCGAAAGAAATGTCTACGGACATCACCAAATACGCAGGGGGGGATTTGCCGGAAGTTTCCATCGCTCAACTCCCGCAAAACGTTTTGAACGAGGTTACTCGCACCGCTCCCGGAAAAGATACGGCTTGGATCGAATCGGAAGGGGCTTTTTCGAAATATCGGGTCGAAAAGAAAACCGAAGCAAAGCAACTTCTCCTCGACGACAAACTCAAAGAAAGAATCCGCAGAATGCTCATGGTGGAAATCGGAAAAAGAAGAAACAACGTGAAACAAATGTTAGAGGAAATGCGCTCGAAGGCGAAAATCGAAATCGCTTCGCCCGGTCTTCAAAAACTCTGGGATGCGTACATGCGAGACTATAAAATGATGTCGGGGGGGTGATGGAGAAAAAATCGTTCGAGCGCCTCGTGAGCATCGTAGATACTCTTTTGGGTCCGGAAGGCTGCCCGTGGGATAAAGCCCAAACGCATAAATCCTTGAAACATCATCTCATCGAAGAGGCTTACGAAGTCGCCGAGGCGATCGATGCGGAGCGTCCCGAACTCTTGAAAGAAGAATTAGGGGATTTGCTTTTGCAGGTCGTGATGCATGCGCAAATGGATGCACAAAAAGGGTTTTACGATATTTACGACGTCGTAGAAACGATTTCAGAAAAACTGGTTCGCCGACATCCGCACGTTTTCGGAGAGGCGCGTTTGGCGAATGCCGAACAAGTTCTCGAACGATGGGATGAAATCAAAAAAGAAGAAAAAGAGGGGATGGAATCGATTTTAGAAGGAGTGCCGAAAAGCATGCCCGCATTGATGCGTGCCCAAGAAATCGGAAAAAGAGCCTCGCGCGCCGGGTTCGATTGGAATAATCGCGAAGGGGTGATCGAAAAGATTCACGAAGAGGAAAAGGAATTGATGGAAGCAATCGAGGGGGGGGACAAATCGAGGATGGAACATGAACTCGGAGATTTGTTATTCGCTGTGGTTAATTTAGCTCGATGGTTAGATATCGATTCGGAAGAAGCGCTCTCCCAGATGGTCAATCGTTTCACGGAACGCTTCAAGGCGATGGAAAAGAAAGCCAAAAAACCTTTGCGCGAACTGACTTTCGAAGAATGGGATGAACTTTGGGAGAGTACGAAATAAACATAGGACCCCCAAGGGGAACCGGTGAATTCAATTCCATTTCCCATCAACATTCAGGCGATGATAGATTTACCAACAAAACCATTTATATGAGGAAAGCCTCAACAGCAGGAGCTGTTGAGGCATCAAAATAGGCTTTAAATGAAGAAGATGTTGAGGCATCAAATGAGATGGAGAATTAATGAGCCTGAGCGGGAGCGTTAGGAAATAGGTCTTCCGTAAAGAGGATAAAGGTAACAAGATTCTGAACTACGATAATTTCATCTCACAAACTTTTTCTAAAACTTCTCTCTTCAACGCGCCTTCACGCAGGAGTTTAGGAGGGTGCACCGACAAGTCTAAAACGCTCGACGCCGTTCCGATTGCGCATTTTCCGCAATCAACCACGAACGCAGGTGCGATTCCTAACTGACGCACTACGTCTTCGGCTGTGTCCGGTGGAGGTTCTCCACTTCGATTCGCGCTCGGAGCCGCCAAAGGAGTTTGTGCTAACTCGATTAAACGCATAGTGATCGGATGCCTGGGCACACGCAAGCCTACGGTATCGCGCCCCCCCGTAACGATGTCTGGAACGTTTTCCTTTTTCGGAACGACTATGGTTAGCGGACCAGGCCAAAACTCCTCTGCAAGTTTTTGTGCTAAAGCGCTCCATTCCCTCGCCAAGGAACGCGCCTGAGCAATGTCTGCAACCAACAAACTAATCGGCTTTTCTTCCGGGCGACCCTTCGCTTGAAAAATTTTCAAAATAGCGTGCGGATTCCATGCATCAGCTGCGATTCCATACACCGTTTCTGTGGGTATGGCTACGATTTCACCATCTCGGATAGCCCTCGCCACCTCTTCGAGACGAGGGTCGTTAACTCCATCGGGGCGGAACCAAATCATCGTTCAAACTTCCAATCCGACCGCCTTTCTCATCACGTCGCGTTGAGCGCGCACCCCTATCCACCATTCCAAGGATAAAGCGCCTTGTTCTACGAGCATTTCTCGTCCATCGATGATTCGCAAACCTTTAGAGGCGGCGAACTTCAAAAGCTCTGTAGGCTCTTTGCGATATGCCAAATCATATACACATGTATCCCCCCCGATATTTTCCCAGAGGATTTCCGGCATCTCGTCATGCAATCCTAACGGTGTTGCATTTACTACGAGATTGCAATTTCGTGGATCGGGGTTTTCCAGTATCTCGATGTCGGCATTAAAAAATCGAACAAAATTTTTCGCCTTCTCTCTCGTGCGATTGTACAAAGAGACCTGCCATCCGTGCGATAATAAAGCATAAACCACCGCTTTCGCCGCCCCCCCCGCGCCTAACACCAGTGCTCGACCGGGTTGCATATTTTTCAGTGGTGCATAGAATCCTTCAACGTCCGTGTTTCGTGCACGAATCGGATACGTGAGCATCAAAGTGTTCGCGACTCCTAAAATTTTTACTACATCATGGTCTGCATACGAAATTTTTGCAGCCAGTTCCTTATGCGGGATAGTTACATTCAAGCCCATAAAACCGCAATCCCGCAAATGATAAACACAACTTTGAAACTCGCTTTCCTCTACGGCAAAAGCCTCATAACTTCCATGTATGCCGAGAGCGCGCAAAGCGGCATTGTGCATTATCGGTGAAAGGGAATGCTCGATGGGATTACCGAGAATTCCTAAACGCAAGCCTGCGTCAGAGTCACGGCGAATATCTTTCCAATGCATTCAATTATTTTCTAAAATCCTACGATGAATCCTGTATCTTGTGATGTCCGCGAAAAGTAAAAAGTTTATGTCCGGCAAAATTCCAAAATGCGGTAACGAGTGTCGCTGTCGCAAGAGCGAGCAATTCGTTGATAGTTCCAGCCCCCGGTTTATGAATTTGGCTTGCGACGAGAGTGTTAATCCCCAATCCGATAATGTTCACGAGATAAAATCGCGCGAGTTGACGAACCCTTTGTTCCGTGCCTCGGATTCGAAACGTCCATCTACGATTCCAAAAGAATCCGTTCAAGGTCGCCAAAGCGAAAGAAATCGCTTTGAAAACAGAAAACGCACCGTCGAAGTCAGGATGGGATGCGATTCTCGGTAGTGTCGTGCGAAACCATTCGTTCAGCGGAAGAGTGAGTGCATCATGAAAACCGTGATAAAGCACCCACCAAATTCCCCAGTCGAGCACGGTGCTGAACGCTCCGACAATACAAAATTTCACGAATTGTCGAAGATGTACGTTATCTTTCCAAGTAGTTACGTTGTCCATGGGCTCAAGAACCCCCATCCTTCCTGCGACATAGCATATAAACTGACGATTAAGAAAAGAAGAACCGTGCCGATAAGCCACGGGTCCTTCAAAAGCGCGACATCGGGATTACCGCTGAGTTTATCATAGTAAATGATAGCCATATATCGAAAGACGCCGAATATGGGAAAGGGAATCGTAAGAACTAATAACGGGTGGGAAAACGCAGTTTGCGAAGAAATAGCATACAGACAATACGAAATCACTGAGGCAGCCGCAGAAATCGCTATCAGTTGGTCTAACAAAGGAAGAGTATATCCTCCGAGAGAACTGCGCGATTCCATCGCGAACTCCAATTCATGCCGTCGTTTTGCATAACCTAAAAATAATGCCAACAGCAAGGTACAAAGCAAAAGCCACTTGCTAATCGTCACATCCAAAACCACAGCACCCGCCGCAGCACGAATTAAGAAACCGAAGGCGATGATGAAAACATCCAAAATCGCTACTCTTCTCGCGACAATCGAATAAAAAAGTTGATTGAACGTGTAAAGCCCGAGCGATAACACGGCATTTCGATGAGCCAGCCATGCGATGACATAACCTAAAATAAAGATGGAGAAGGCGAAAATCGCTGCATGCCCGACGCGAAGGCGACCCGAAGCAATCGGTCGCTCCCTTTTTTCGGGATGAAGTTTATCGGCTTCTTTGTCGAGGATATCGTTAAAAATGTAACCCGCGCTGGACGTGAAACAAAACGCAAAAAAAGTGAGCGTCGCAATCAGAATCGCATTCGGGTCTGTAAACTTTCCGGCAAAAATCAAGCCGGCAAAGACCAGCAAGTTTTTCGTCCATTGACGAGGACGCGCACTTTTTATGAAATCTTTCAGGGCGATTCCCCCTCCGCTTTGGGAAGAAACTTAACCAGCCATTTCTCTGCAATGCGGCTTACCTTCGTACCGATGAATTCTCGCGGGTGCATAGGACGAACTAAAATCGTGCGAATTCCTGCTCTATTCCCCCCCCATATATCCGTGAATATCTGATCTCCGATCATAACGGTTTCCTCCGGTTTTACGTCCAACAATTCCAAAGCTTTTTGGAAACCGCTTTTTGCAGGTTTATTTCTGCCGCGTACGAACGGAATTCCCCACTCTTCGCTCAGAATTTTCAATCGTCGAGGGTTTCGTGTATTGCTCACTAAGCAAAGTTTCAATCCGATTTCACGGCATTTTTTAACCCATTCCAATGTTTCTTTGGGAGTTTGCATTCCCTTCCATGGCAAAAGAGTGTTATCCACATCTAATAACACGGCTTTGATTCCTTCTTTTTTCAATGAATCCGGCTCGATGTGATGGATTCTCAGTGCGTGATAATCCGGGCAGAAACGGCGCAGCCATTTCGGTGCTTTTTCACGGTGATATTTCACGACTTTCTCGAACATAACTATTGCGCTTTCTCGAATGCTTTTCGGCTTTTCTCTATATTTTTTAAGTGTTCTTCGTAGGTTTTTGCAAAACGATGAGAACGGTCTGGCATCGCTACATAGTATAACCACTCGTGTTTCTCGGGTGAGATGGCAGCGAGGATGGATGCCAGCCCTGGCGAACAAATCGGTCCGGGGGGAAGCCCGTCAATGACATAGGTATTGTAAGGATGTTTTATCCGATAATCCGCTCGGGTAACGGGAGACCATTCTCCTTTGGCATAAGCGACCGTAGCATCGATTTGAAGTTTCATTTTTCGTGCCAAACGATTGTAAATTACCCCTGCAATTCTTGCGCGTTCTTCGTCTTTCACGGCTTCTAATTCCACCATCGAAGCGATAATCAACCACTTATGCATTTTTTCAGGAGATGGCTTTTTCAAACGCTCGTATACTTTTTTACGGAAAGCGGTGAGCATTTTGCGAATGACGGTGTCCGCTCCGCATAGGGGGGGGAAATCATAAGTATCCGGAAACAAATATCCTTCTAAGGTTTTTGCAGGTATTTCGAAACCCAATATTTCTCGACAATGTTCGCGGTGTCGGAACGCTTCTAAAAGTTC is a window of Fimbriimonadales bacterium DNA encoding:
- a CDS encoding peptidyl-prolyl cis-trans isomerase, producing MTIQLFSFLAILLNSISSIQDSKVILRVNGVPIFASEYYKRMELLPGVGVYSNGKFVERPPAFLTILQIVQDQLILQLAKEQGVAPTENEINQELNNRKAQDNETYKAYADFGIGDEELKRQIAIDIAQFKLLTKGVTVTDQQVADHYNTNKLYYTTPATVKLRVIVVKNAADKQKVDNALKSKPFADVAKEMSTDITKYAGGDLPEVSIAQLPQNVLNEVTRTAPGKDTAWIESEGAFSKYRVEKKTEAKQLLLDDKLKERIRRMLMVEIGKRRNNVKQMLEEMRSKAKIEIASPGLQKLWDAYMRDYKMMSGG
- the mazG gene encoding nucleoside triphosphate pyrophosphohydrolase codes for the protein MEKKSFERLVSIVDTLLGPEGCPWDKAQTHKSLKHHLIEEAYEVAEAIDAERPELLKEELGDLLLQVVMHAQMDAQKGFYDIYDVVETISEKLVRRHPHVFGEARLANAEQVLERWDEIKKEEKEGMESILEGVPKSMPALMRAQEIGKRASRAGFDWNNREGVIEKIHEEEKELMEAIEGGDKSRMEHELGDLLFAVVNLARWLDIDSEEALSQMVNRFTERFKAMEKKAKKPLRELTFEEWDELWESTK
- a CDS encoding L-threonylcarbamoyladenylate synthase, translated to MIWFRPDGVNDPRLEEVARAIRDGEIVAIPTETVYGIAADAWNPHAILKIFQAKGRPEEKPISLLVADIAQARSLAREWSALAQKLAEEFWPGPLTIVVPKKENVPDIVTGGRDTVGLRVPRHPITMRLIELAQTPLAAPSANRSGEPPPDTAEDVVRQLGIAPAFVVDCGKCAIGTASSVLDLSVHPPKLLREGALKREVLEKVCEMKLS
- the aroE gene encoding shikimate dehydrogenase encodes the protein MHWKDIRRDSDAGLRLGILGNPIEHSLSPIMHNAALRALGIHGSYEAFAVEESEFQSCVYHLRDCGFMGLNVTIPHKELAAKISYADHDVVKILGVANTLMLTYPIRARNTDVEGFYAPLKNMQPGRALVLGAGGAAKAVVYALLSHGWQVSLYNRTREKAKNFVRFFNADIEILENPDPRNCNLVVNATPLGLHDEMPEILWENIGGDTCVYDLAYRKEPTELLKFAASKGLRIIDGREMLVEQGALSLEWWIGVRAQRDVMRKAVGLEV
- a CDS encoding GtrA family protein; protein product: MDNVTTWKDNVHLRQFVKFCIVGAFSTVLDWGIWWVLYHGFHDALTLPLNEWFRTTLPRIASHPDFDGAFSVFKAISFALATLNGFFWNRRWTFRIRGTEQRVRQLARFYLVNIIGLGINTLVASQIHKPGAGTINELLALATATLVTAFWNFAGHKLFTFRGHHKIQDSS
- a CDS encoding decaprenyl-phosphate phosphoribosyltransferase; the encoded protein is MALKDFIKSARPRQWTKNLLVFAGLIFAGKFTDPNAILIATLTFFAFCFTSSAGYIFNDILDKEADKLHPEKRERPIASGRLRVGHAAIFAFSIFILGYVIAWLAHRNAVLSLGLYTFNQLFYSIVARRVAILDVFIIAFGFLIRAAAGAVVLDVTISKWLLLCTLLLALFLGYAKRRHELEFAMESRSSLGGYTLPLLDQLIAISAAASVISYCLYAISSQTAFSHPLLVLTIPFPIFGVFRYMAIIYYDKLSGNPDVALLKDPWLIGTVLLFLIVSLYAMSQEGWGFLSPWTT
- a CDS encoding YqeG family HAD IIIA-type phosphatase — translated: MFEKVVKYHREKAPKWLRRFCPDYHALRIHHIEPDSLKKEGIKAVLLDVDNTLLPWKGMQTPKETLEWVKKCREIGLKLCLVSNTRNPRRLKILSEEWGIPFVRGRNKPAKSGFQKALELLDVKPEETVMIGDQIFTDIWGGNRAGIRTILVRPMHPREFIGTKVSRIAEKWLVKFLPKAEGESP
- the mltG gene encoding endolytic transglycosylase MltG: MTLTKRLWIFVFFALLLAFSLALFFYSRALAPASEERKGIYIRVLPGEGIANVLRRLEGARVLKSATAAKMYASLFHRNSKLVEGTYELSPSMSAPEILNVLFSGKPIRQFITIREGLWMERIASLLAERSVASREELLEAFRHREHCREILGFEIPAKTLEGYLFPDTYDFPPLCGADTVIRKMLTAFRKKVYERLKKPSPEKMHKWLIIASMVELEAVKDEERARIAGVIYNRLARKMKLQIDATVAYAKGEWSPVTRADYRIKHPYNTYVIDGLPPGPICSPGLASILAAISPEKHEWLYYVAMPDRSHRFAKTYEEHLKNIEKSRKAFEKAQ